From a single Methylacidiphilum kamchatkense Kam1 genomic region:
- a CDS encoding HIT family protein, with translation MEHLWAPWRKAYFERDSSAIDHLFEIIAQSSDDEKNFVLTRGKTTFSLLNRYPYNTAHCMVVPYRIIKSITELTDTEMLECFHTLNRLCKSIQKLFSPHGFNVGLNVGAAAGAGIESHLHWHLVPRWKNDTNFITTIGNTRVHPDDLPTVYRLLKEDLCKDSTAQEEIK, from the coding sequence ATGGAACATCTTTGGGCTCCTTGGAGAAAAGCTTATTTCGAACGAGACTCTTCGGCTATTGATCATCTTTTTGAAATCATCGCTCAGAGTAGCGATGACGAAAAGAATTTTGTTTTAACAAGAGGAAAAACAACTTTTTCCCTGCTCAATCGTTATCCATATAATACCGCCCATTGTATGGTCGTTCCATATAGAATAATTAAAAGTATCACGGAATTAACTGACACAGAAATGCTAGAATGTTTTCATACTTTAAATAGACTTTGTAAAAGTATTCAGAAGCTTTTTTCTCCTCATGGTTTTAATGTGGGCTTAAATGTTGGTGCAGCTGCTGGAGCAGGTATCGAAAGTCATCTTCATTGGCATCTTGTCCCTCGCTGGAAAAATGACACGAATTTCATTACCACCATTGGCAATACCCGTGTCCATCCAGACGATCTTCCTACTGTCTACAGACTCCTTAAGGAAGATCTTTGCAAAGATTCCACCGCTCAAGAAGAAATTAAATAG
- a CDS encoding MotA/TolQ/ExbB proton channel family protein, with protein MKITYLLDVVFPFLGVLAEEGASKPITVLDLLKSGGWVILPLFLISFLVVALIFYYFASIRLSAVWTKDLDRRIENALKKQDLFLVAEVIKNRSEGCARLLKEVLNFLSKHKDADLESVTSVAEAFGSGFSSLLNQRILYLLDAGVIAPMLGLFGTVIGILRSFGSIAAEPSPMRTLLLAGGVSQALVSTAIGLIVGISAMFFYSFFRGRVQYLISVFEERSVIWVQEIYLLNKKIQHKPAPEVKAFAAGSYDVDESSEESREENKEG; from the coding sequence ATGAAAATTACCTATCTGTTGGATGTTGTTTTTCCTTTTTTAGGTGTATTGGCAGAAGAGGGAGCGTCGAAACCCATTACTGTATTGGATCTGCTAAAATCGGGTGGTTGGGTTATACTGCCTCTTTTTTTAATTTCTTTTTTGGTTGTTGCCTTAATTTTCTACTATTTTGCTTCTATACGACTATCAGCTGTTTGGACAAAGGATCTTGACAGAAGGATAGAGAATGCTCTTAAGAAACAGGATCTTTTTTTAGTTGCAGAAGTAATAAAAAACCGATCCGAAGGCTGTGCCCGTCTTTTAAAAGAAGTATTGAATTTTTTATCTAAGCATAAAGATGCAGATCTTGAATCAGTGACTTCCGTAGCTGAAGCTTTTGGAAGCGGATTTTCCTCTCTACTTAACCAAAGAATACTTTATTTGCTTGACGCAGGAGTGATTGCTCCAATGTTAGGTCTTTTTGGAACGGTCATTGGGATATTAAGATCTTTTGGATCGATCGCTGCCGAGCCTTCGCCAATGCGGACACTTTTGCTTGCTGGAGGGGTATCTCAAGCTCTTGTCTCTACTGCTATTGGATTGATTGTTGGCATTTCGGCAATGTTTTTCTATTCTTTTTTTAGGGGAAGAGTTCAATATCTAATCTCTGTGTTTGAAGAGCGATCAGTCATTTGGGTTCAAGAAATTTACCTTTTGAATAAGAAAATCCAGCATAAGCCTGCACCAGAAGTCAAAGCTTTTGCTGCTGGATCTTATGATGTGGATGAATCAAGTGAAGAATCGAGGGAAGAAAATAAGGAAGGATAA
- a CDS encoding adenylate kinase family protein, with product MKYKSLLLIGAPGSGKGTQGKILGTIPGFFHFSSGELFRSVDRNSAIGKTFLEYSSKGLLVPDDITIQLFNSYIDQMISEGRFRPKVDYLVLDGLPRNVRQWHILSEKVEILFVYHLYCSDRSILVSRLKGRAVQDHRVDDTEEVIRKRFEIYERETKPLLQLFSPNQLKEIDCSALPYQVLRRILEPLP from the coding sequence GTGAAGTACAAATCTCTTTTACTTATTGGTGCTCCTGGTTCTGGAAAAGGAACCCAAGGAAAAATCTTAGGAACGATTCCTGGGTTCTTTCATTTTTCATCTGGAGAGCTTTTTCGATCCGTGGATAGAAATAGCGCTATCGGCAAGACATTTTTGGAATATTCTTCAAAAGGCCTACTTGTCCCAGATGATATTACTATCCAGCTTTTTAACTCTTATATTGATCAAATGATATCGGAAGGCAGATTTCGGCCGAAAGTGGACTATTTGGTATTAGATGGTCTGCCAAGAAATGTTCGTCAATGGCATATTCTGTCTGAAAAAGTAGAAATTCTTTTTGTCTATCATTTGTACTGCTCGGACCGTAGTATCCTTGTTTCCAGACTTAAAGGTCGAGCTGTTCAGGATCATCGAGTGGACGATACAGAAGAAGTCATTAGAAAACGTTTCGAGATCTATGAAAGAGAAACAAAACCCCTCCTGCAACTTTTTTCCCCGAATCAACTCAAAGAAATCGACTGTTCTGCTTTACCCTACCAGGTTTTACGTCGGATCCTAGAACCCTTACCCTGA
- a CDS encoding glycosyltransferase family 2 protein — MMTTSNERSEPVDLSVIIPFHNEAENIPALLTELDQCLPALGLHVEIIMVNDASTDCYERPAATPRFPVVWLDLTERSGQSAAMYFGISQASGRYVAFMDADLQNDPRDLEKLYYKLNEEGLDLITGLRIDRKDSWFRKISSKIANKIRSSLLGDNTRDTGCSLKVMRSELAKRLPGWNGMHRFIPALAQAMGYRVGECPVNHRPRRAGKSKVISWKRAIQATVDLIGMIWFCKRQFKGRLTSHSAINPAKKIPN; from the coding sequence ATGATGACGACATCCAATGAGAGATCGGAACCGGTAGATCTATCGGTTATTATTCCATTTCATAATGAAGCGGAAAATATTCCAGCTTTGCTGACCGAGCTTGACCAATGCCTTCCAGCTTTGGGTCTTCATGTCGAAATTATCATGGTGAACGATGCTAGTACGGATTGTTATGAGCGTCCAGCAGCAACACCTAGATTTCCAGTCGTTTGGCTAGATTTAACAGAAAGAAGCGGTCAGAGTGCTGCTATGTATTTTGGAATCAGTCAAGCTTCCGGTCGATATGTAGCTTTTATGGATGCGGACCTTCAAAACGATCCAAGGGATCTGGAAAAATTATATTATAAGCTGAATGAGGAGGGATTAGATTTAATAACCGGTTTAAGGATCGACAGAAAAGATAGTTGGTTTAGAAAAATCTCTTCGAAAATAGCCAACAAAATACGGTCCTCTCTTTTAGGTGATAACACGCGTGATACAGGCTGTTCGCTGAAAGTTATGAGGTCTGAATTAGCCAAAAGACTTCCTGGATGGAATGGCATGCATAGGTTTATTCCGGCTCTTGCCCAAGCAATGGGGTATAGGGTAGGGGAATGCCCCGTAAATCATCGTCCAAGAAGAGCAGGCAAAAGCAAAGTAATTTCATGGAAAAGGGCCATTCAAGCTACTGTCGATTTAATAGGAATGATCTGGTTTTGTAAGAGACAATTTAAAGGTCGACTTACTTCCCATTCAGCCATCAATCCAGCTAAAAAGATACCCAATTAA
- a CDS encoding ExbD/TolR family protein, with protein sequence MNFRKRVGVEQIGLQLAPMIDVILFLLSFFLLTWNLARYEADLEVKIPKAKNGELPKRLPGEVIINITKDGQVNLNHRVVSAKELEEIIKGVIQQYPDQAIIIRADEETSYKEVIKVLDVCRAVNAWNIAFATNRPDMTSSQ encoded by the coding sequence ATGAATTTCAGAAAAAGAGTAGGGGTTGAACAGATCGGCTTACAGCTGGCACCCATGATTGATGTAATTTTGTTTTTGCTTTCCTTTTTCCTTTTGACTTGGAATTTAGCCCGCTATGAAGCTGATCTAGAAGTAAAAATACCCAAAGCGAAAAATGGAGAGTTACCCAAGAGGTTACCTGGAGAAGTGATCATCAATATTACCAAAGATGGGCAAGTCAATTTAAATCATAGGGTTGTTTCAGCCAAAGAACTAGAAGAAATTATCAAAGGAGTGATTCAGCAATACCCTGATCAGGCAATAATTATTCGTGCTGATGAAGAAACAAGTTACAAAGAAGTGATCAAAGTATTGGATGTTTGTCGCGCGGTTAATGCCTGGAATATTGCCTTTGCGACAAACCGACCCGATATGACTTCTTCACAATGA
- a CDS encoding tetratricopeptide repeat protein: MKCSKRSWNRPLLISLYFFVILFLFWISNAMLLARTEKQAQSVEIIPTADVDLDRAIALYRQGEYEEAIKIFYRILPLLSPGKKTEALYSMADCYRLIGRKEDAIKIYQMLVQSDPSSAFAPTAYFWEGKLLSELGNFAQAAAALKIAVEKADPQTANAASFLLALCQLRIGEEEKGVCRLRELVEKSADLRVEAAAVLATYYESIFDWGHALEFWSIVLHESKDPQTKSKALTRCGWAAWKSGQPKEAEHYFTQASGGPPYTEWNRIANSGLFEFYLSQNRYKEAIQFYEKHKEGFIENQKEKILLDLSTAYIETKDYSKALSIIDLFLANYPKSSLVDLAVYRKIVANYYLEQGSLEKNAQQFFSQYPSSPYIYPLLYLEAEEYNRTGKFALALPIWEKLESAHSDLVPKEAILLGRANSLYGLEKWSEAAELFKKFLTEYPKSREMVHVKMHLASVLEKVGEKKEALKYWQEALGAVKRTDPERQSCLEQIGILAYDLKENSLAAETMQKVLSEYPHSSYRGVAAWIVGQSKYENKQYEAAKEYFSLAREAEPEKLYLAATLMLAWIAYHQDDVEKVCSYVQSYEDNYKKGAEAIPTELYYWIASRLLQKGKLDLAVFYFKKVIQTAPSKDKYYISSLWQLAETERKLMNWKEANAYYLEFQKADPQNASNSPVLLGLAETQIALGQFAEAQKNLEEVLLKEPEGENNAKARMLIGDNYLAQKNYREAAKAYTTLSLIYQDDTITPKAMQKAAFSFSKAGDNDQAAFWEKKLKEKYPQFKPDA; this comes from the coding sequence ATGAAATGTAGTAAAAGATCTTGGAACAGACCGCTTCTTATCAGCTTGTATTTCTTTGTTATCCTCTTTCTTTTTTGGATATCGAATGCAATGCTTTTGGCTCGTACTGAGAAACAGGCTCAGAGTGTGGAAATCATTCCTACGGCTGATGTTGATTTAGATAGAGCGATAGCGCTTTATAGGCAAGGTGAGTATGAAGAGGCAATAAAGATATTTTATAGAATACTGCCGTTATTATCTCCAGGGAAAAAAACTGAAGCACTTTATTCAATGGCTGATTGCTACCGGCTGATTGGAAGAAAAGAGGATGCAATCAAAATTTATCAAATGCTTGTTCAAAGCGATCCATCAAGTGCTTTTGCACCCACAGCCTATTTTTGGGAAGGCAAGTTATTATCAGAATTAGGTAATTTTGCACAAGCGGCTGCAGCGCTTAAAATAGCAGTGGAAAAAGCCGATCCTCAGACAGCCAATGCTGCTAGTTTTCTTCTTGCATTGTGTCAACTTCGAATAGGTGAAGAAGAAAAAGGAGTGTGTAGACTCAGAGAATTGGTTGAGAAATCCGCAGATCTAAGGGTTGAGGCTGCTGCGGTATTGGCAACATATTATGAATCTATTTTCGATTGGGGACATGCTTTAGAATTTTGGTCTATTGTTTTACATGAAAGTAAAGATCCTCAAACAAAATCAAAAGCTTTGACACGTTGTGGTTGGGCAGCTTGGAAATCTGGACAGCCAAAAGAAGCCGAACATTATTTCACTCAAGCTTCAGGAGGACCTCCCTATACGGAATGGAATAGGATAGCTAACAGCGGTCTTTTTGAATTTTACTTATCTCAAAACCGATATAAGGAAGCTATTCAATTTTATGAAAAACATAAGGAAGGATTTATAGAAAACCAGAAAGAAAAAATTCTTCTAGATTTATCAACTGCCTATATAGAGACGAAAGACTATTCGAAAGCTCTTTCGATTATTGACTTATTTCTTGCCAATTATCCCAAATCCTCCTTGGTTGATCTGGCTGTATACAGAAAAATTGTAGCTAATTATTATCTAGAGCAAGGTTCGTTGGAAAAAAATGCCCAGCAATTTTTCTCACAATATCCCTCCTCTCCTTATATTTATCCTCTACTTTATTTGGAAGCAGAAGAATATAACAGAACCGGAAAATTTGCTTTGGCTCTTCCGATATGGGAAAAGTTGGAATCTGCCCATTCGGACTTAGTCCCCAAAGAAGCTATTCTGCTTGGGCGAGCTAATTCTTTGTATGGTCTTGAAAAGTGGAGTGAAGCAGCAGAGCTTTTTAAAAAGTTCTTAACCGAATATCCCAAATCGAGGGAAATGGTTCATGTGAAGATGCATCTTGCGAGTGTCCTCGAGAAAGTGGGAGAAAAGAAAGAGGCATTGAAATACTGGCAGGAAGCTCTTGGAGCCGTTAAAAGAACTGATCCAGAAAGGCAAAGTTGCCTTGAGCAAATCGGCATTTTAGCATACGATCTAAAAGAAAATAGCTTGGCTGCGGAGACTATGCAGAAAGTTTTAAGCGAATATCCACATTCTTCTTATCGTGGTGTTGCAGCCTGGATTGTCGGACAATCAAAATATGAAAATAAACAGTATGAAGCGGCAAAAGAGTATTTTTCTTTAGCTAGAGAAGCGGAACCTGAAAAACTCTACTTGGCAGCTACCCTGATGCTTGCCTGGATTGCCTATCACCAAGACGATGTTGAGAAAGTGTGCTCCTATGTCCAATCTTACGAAGACAATTATAAAAAAGGGGCTGAAGCAATCCCAACCGAGCTTTACTATTGGATCGCTTCTCGACTTTTACAAAAAGGAAAACTCGATTTAGCCGTTTTTTATTTTAAAAAAGTCATTCAAACTGCTCCATCTAAAGATAAATATTATATTTCAAGTCTTTGGCAACTAGCTGAAACAGAACGCAAGCTAATGAATTGGAAAGAGGCAAATGCTTATTATCTTGAATTCCAGAAAGCAGATCCTCAAAACGCTTCCAATTCGCCTGTCCTCTTAGGCTTAGCTGAGACACAAATTGCTCTAGGGCAATTTGCCGAGGCACAGAAAAACTTAGAAGAGGTATTGTTAAAGGAACCTGAAGGAGAAAATAATGCCAAAGCTAGGATGCTTATCGGAGATAACTATTTGGCCCAAAAAAATTATCGGGAAGCAGCAAAAGCCTACACGACTTTGAGTTTGATTTATCAAGACGATACGATTACTCCCAAAGCCATGCAAAAAGCTGCTTTTTCTTTTTCTAAGGCTGGAGACAATGATCAGGCCGCTTTTTGGGAAAAAAAACTAAAAGAAAAATACCCGCAGTTCAAACCGGACGCCTAA
- a CDS encoding D-alanyl-D-alanine carboxypeptidase family protein: MSCFYISHRRFLKKIYGYYYLSSFLSLLFLIISIIIPPNQLLARSRSHHSYKGGIKDLSYEQVNSLVQASGVLLYDATSHKVLFARNEDVPYAPASTTKLMTALVAYDKTAFKGSVRIKREDTLVQPSHVPLIAGEVVPVSQLVEELLIGSCNDAALALARYSSGSVEKFVEEMNQKAASLGCRNTHFVNPHGLFEPGQYTTAQDLMRIFQAAIKNPIINQICQTKKIHFQNGGISRVMYNHNRLLGSYMGMGPAKTGWTRISLHTYAASCERNGHTLYLTLLHSPDKWYDARILFDYGFSQTKPQYTVEEKF; this comes from the coding sequence ATGAGTTGTTTTTATATATCTCACAGAAGATTTTTAAAAAAAATATACGGCTACTATTACCTTTCTTCCTTTTTATCCCTTCTCTTTTTAATTATTTCAATTATTATCCCTCCTAACCAACTTTTGGCAAGAAGCAGATCGCATCATTCCTATAAAGGAGGGATTAAAGATCTTAGTTACGAGCAAGTTAACTCTCTTGTCCAGGCCAGTGGAGTCCTCCTCTACGACGCTACCTCTCACAAAGTACTTTTTGCAAGAAATGAGGATGTTCCCTATGCCCCTGCTAGTACCACCAAGCTTATGACTGCTTTGGTCGCTTACGATAAAACAGCATTCAAAGGTAGCGTACGGATCAAAAGAGAAGACACACTGGTGCAACCGTCTCATGTTCCTCTTATTGCAGGAGAAGTTGTTCCAGTCAGTCAACTGGTAGAAGAACTTCTAATCGGTTCCTGTAATGATGCCGCTTTAGCCCTAGCTAGATATAGTAGTGGCTCCGTTGAGAAATTTGTTGAAGAGATGAATCAAAAAGCGGCCTCTTTAGGCTGTCGGAATACCCATTTTGTTAATCCTCATGGGCTATTTGAACCTGGACAATACACAACAGCTCAAGATCTCATGCGAATCTTTCAAGCGGCCATAAAGAATCCAATTATTAACCAAATCTGTCAAACTAAAAAAATTCATTTTCAAAATGGAGGCATATCTAGAGTTATGTATAACCACAACCGATTACTGGGCAGTTATATGGGCATGGGACCAGCAAAGACAGGATGGACAAGAATTTCCTTACATACTTATGCAGCTTCTTGTGAAAGAAACGGCCATACTCTTTATCTGACCTTACTGCATAGCCCTGACAAATGGTATGACGCTCGAATCCTATTCGATTATGGATTTTCTCAAACTAAGCCACAATATACGGTCGAGGAGAAATTCTAA
- the holA gene encoding DNA polymerase III subunit delta, translating into MKSKTEANSRVFIFGGEDFYEAQKKARALIESFRAKDPNLEIIHIAEEGESQSEILPLLERLREEIVTPSLFATTKLIFWKGANFLAANGLADKRIEEDIRQFFNLLQENPLEELIVVILAESIDKRKKLFQELKTHFHVELTDKLDPLDPSSLLEVMEKLEERGIEADQSLGQQLLMEAGAQRSLLDMEIEKLSLFLGTKGKIQPEEISDLLCGKRETVIWRLCDLVISAKFDLALVELQILMQEGGSEMGILLALAQRIFWACLGLVLLKNGWLDVQSKGKYLKLMLKEEGYFLYPKKKSGELVNQWAFGQNLQLAQNIDLPFWLWALRHTYETNKILVSGNISPDLRGRMLERLLIKLKIYYEKVIEKSKDSV; encoded by the coding sequence ATGAAAAGCAAAACAGAGGCTAACAGTCGAGTTTTTATTTTTGGTGGCGAGGATTTCTATGAAGCCCAAAAAAAGGCAAGGGCTCTCATTGAATCCTTTAGAGCTAAAGATCCTAATCTAGAGATTATTCACATTGCAGAAGAAGGAGAGAGTCAGAGTGAAATATTACCCTTGCTTGAGCGATTGCGTGAGGAAATAGTAACTCCTTCTTTGTTTGCTACAACGAAACTAATTTTTTGGAAAGGGGCTAATTTTTTAGCTGCCAATGGTTTGGCAGATAAAAGAATAGAAGAGGATATTCGTCAATTTTTTAACTTACTACAAGAAAATCCCCTTGAGGAACTCATTGTGGTCATTCTTGCTGAGTCGATCGACAAAAGAAAGAAGCTTTTTCAAGAGCTAAAGACTCATTTCCATGTGGAACTAACTGATAAACTAGATCCTTTGGATCCCTCCTCTTTATTGGAAGTGATGGAGAAGTTGGAAGAAAGAGGAATCGAGGCAGATCAAAGTTTGGGCCAACAATTATTAATGGAGGCTGGGGCTCAGCGTTCGTTACTTGACATGGAAATTGAAAAGTTATCTCTTTTCCTCGGAACAAAGGGAAAGATTCAACCTGAAGAGATTTCCGATTTGCTTTGTGGAAAAAGAGAAACAGTGATCTGGAGACTTTGTGATCTAGTGATTTCCGCAAAATTCGATTTGGCTCTTGTGGAATTGCAAATTTTGATGCAAGAGGGAGGTTCAGAAATGGGAATCCTCCTTGCTTTAGCACAAAGGATTTTCTGGGCTTGTCTTGGATTGGTTTTATTGAAGAACGGTTGGCTGGATGTTCAAAGTAAAGGAAAATATTTGAAGCTTATGTTGAAAGAAGAGGGCTATTTTTTATACCCCAAAAAAAAATCTGGGGAGCTTGTGAATCAATGGGCTTTTGGGCAGAATTTGCAACTAGCCCAAAACATAGACTTACCTTTTTGGTTATGGGCCCTTCGACACACATATGAAACAAATAAAATACTTGTTTCTGGAAATATTTCTCCAGATCTTAGGGGGAGAATGCTTGAAAGGCTACTTATTAAACTAAAAATATATTATGAAAAAGTAATAGAAAAGTCTAAAGACTCCGTTTAA
- a CDS encoding undecaprenyl-diphosphate phosphatase, producing the protein MNDIWQTVLLGIIEGVSEFLPISSTGHLLIAEHWMGEKSETFNIFIQLGAVLAVCLIYKERVSSFLFLWKNKEKIPYFLKLTLAFFITALLGLWVKKMGWELPKDLGPVIIAIFGGAFWIYFVEKVSCRNQSAVEDISWLTAIAVGASQVVAGVLPGFSRSAATILMAVLFGVSRPAATEFAFLLGIPTMFAASLFSWIEQTNFLKVPPTDPPLTLLLGFFVSAAVAFIAVKWLLSFIQTHTFIPFVWYRVGLGLVLLVIFAIEWKSH; encoded by the coding sequence ATGAATGACATATGGCAGACTGTTCTTTTAGGGATTATCGAAGGGGTCAGTGAATTTCTTCCCATATCAAGTACCGGTCATCTCCTTATTGCGGAGCATTGGATGGGAGAAAAATCTGAAACTTTCAACATTTTTATCCAGCTTGGAGCTGTCTTGGCCGTTTGTCTTATTTATAAAGAACGGGTTTCTAGTTTTCTTTTCTTGTGGAAGAACAAAGAAAAAATTCCCTACTTTTTGAAACTCACTTTAGCTTTCTTCATTACTGCGTTACTTGGATTATGGGTAAAAAAAATGGGGTGGGAGCTTCCTAAAGATCTTGGACCTGTAATCATTGCTATTTTTGGTGGAGCATTTTGGATCTACTTTGTCGAAAAAGTGTCTTGTCGCAATCAATCTGCTGTGGAAGATATTAGCTGGTTAACTGCCATAGCTGTTGGGGCAAGTCAGGTGGTGGCAGGGGTTCTACCAGGTTTTTCAAGATCGGCCGCCACCATTCTGATGGCTGTACTCTTCGGAGTATCACGACCTGCCGCTACTGAATTTGCCTTTCTGCTAGGAATTCCAACTATGTTTGCCGCAAGCCTTTTTTCTTGGATAGAACAGACTAATTTTTTAAAAGTACCTCCTACTGACCCTCCTCTCACCCTTTTGCTTGGATTTTTCGTTTCAGCCGCTGTTGCTTTCATTGCTGTCAAATGGCTTCTTTCTTTTATTCAAACCCACACATTTATTCCCTTTGTCTGGTATCGAGTTGGACTTGGGCTTGTCCTCTTGGTGATCTTTGCAATCGAATGGAAATCCCATTAA
- the hisG gene encoding ATP phosphoribosyltransferase: protein MSALKLRFGLPKGSLEEATIDLFAKAGYVVARNSRDYRPAIDDEELEVRLVRPQEIARYVEQGFLDCGITGRDWILENHADVHIICELRYNKTTSAPVRWVLAVHENSPIQKPADLQGKWIATEAVNMVKQYLKRIGVEAHVEFSWGATEVKVPELVDAIVDITETGSSLRANHLRIVDTILESYPQFICSHAVWENKEKRKKLTSMALLLQSALNARNKVGLKMNVPKENLNAILKILPALRNPTVSPLADCQWVAVETILDESSVRELAPRLKEMGAEGIIEYSLNKIIY from the coding sequence ATGAGTGCTTTGAAATTAAGATTTGGACTACCAAAAGGAAGCTTGGAAGAGGCGACAATCGATCTGTTCGCAAAAGCTGGTTATGTTGTCGCTCGGAACAGTCGTGATTATCGGCCTGCTATAGATGACGAGGAGTTAGAAGTCAGACTGGTTAGGCCTCAAGAAATTGCTCGATATGTAGAACAAGGTTTTTTGGATTGCGGTATTACAGGCAGAGATTGGATATTAGAGAACCATGCGGACGTCCACATTATTTGTGAACTCAGATATAACAAAACAACATCTGCACCGGTAAGGTGGGTTCTTGCTGTTCACGAAAACTCTCCTATTCAAAAGCCTGCGGATCTCCAAGGTAAGTGGATAGCCACGGAAGCCGTTAATATGGTCAAGCAATACTTGAAAAGAATTGGGGTTGAAGCTCATGTGGAATTTTCATGGGGAGCCACAGAAGTCAAAGTCCCAGAGTTGGTCGACGCCATTGTCGACATAACGGAAACAGGCTCTTCCCTAAGAGCAAACCATCTACGGATAGTGGATACGATATTAGAAAGCTATCCTCAATTCATCTGTTCTCATGCGGTATGGGAAAACAAAGAAAAAAGAAAAAAACTTACTTCAATGGCTCTTCTCTTACAATCTGCTTTAAATGCGCGGAATAAAGTGGGTTTAAAGATGAATGTACCCAAAGAAAATTTAAATGCGATATTAAAAATTTTACCAGCTCTCCGAAATCCCACTGTATCTCCCTTGGCCGATTGTCAATGGGTAGCAGTGGAAACGATTTTGGATGAAAGCTCAGTAAGGGAACTTGCCCCACGACTAAAAGAAATGGGAGCAGAGGGAATAATAGAATATTCGTTAAACAAAATCATTTACTAA
- a CDS encoding YrhA family protein, producing the protein MKYLEYLEMVNKEETDAGFEPFRGRPEEKILAYRDQVKEKYGIEIPEDYLDFLKVADGFAHNGVVFFSTDHERDEFQVIPGLISENLALGTFEQNKDYLILGYSNLFWYAYHFPTNKYLALDEEDLQEVVEFKDFDDMMTSVLKYEALEMTDEEDEEDESEESLYTEEILIEEWEEEEEEEEEEIDEKAETGKEKLKEEDSSKEQEKQNKQEKKNGNGKQHG; encoded by the coding sequence ATGAAATACCTCGAATATTTAGAAATGGTCAATAAAGAAGAAACCGATGCAGGCTTCGAGCCTTTTAGAGGGAGACCAGAAGAAAAAATTTTGGCTTATAGAGATCAGGTTAAGGAAAAATACGGTATAGAAATCCCAGAGGATTATCTTGATTTTTTAAAAGTTGCCGATGGTTTTGCCCATAATGGGGTCGTCTTTTTTTCCACAGACCACGAAAGAGATGAATTTCAGGTAATTCCAGGATTAATATCTGAAAATCTAGCCCTTGGGACCTTTGAACAAAACAAGGATTATCTCATATTAGGCTATTCCAATCTTTTCTGGTATGCCTATCATTTCCCTACAAACAAATATTTGGCTTTGGATGAGGAGGATCTTCAGGAAGTAGTCGAATTTAAGGATTTCGATGATATGATGACAAGTGTTTTAAAATATGAAGCTTTAGAAATGACTGACGAAGAAGACGAAGAAGACGAATCCGAAGAAAGTCTCTACACTGAAGAAATTCTCATTGAAGAGTGGGAAGAAGAGGAAGAAGAAGAAGAAGAAGAAATAGATGAGAAAGCAGAAACAGGCAAAGAAAAATTAAAAGAAGAAGATTCTTCAAAAGAACAAGAAAAACAAAACAAACAAGAAAAGAAAAATGGCAATGGGAAACAGCATGGATAA